The Saccopteryx leptura isolate mSacLep1 chromosome 2, mSacLep1_pri_phased_curated, whole genome shotgun sequence genome has a window encoding:
- the LOC136391858 gene encoding keratin-associated protein 15-1-like, whose translation MDACYCTQGWGIKASSTEGTITVVDCSLCCTAEHTSPVNMSYNYCSGNVSSRSLGGYLRYPGSSYDSFCPGDAICPPGPGPQGSSLYGACQETFWEPTSWQESCCNPRTTTLCRPYQSHYMGSVGCGSSGFGPFASGSAGVQSMGYRPGLCRPTHFSHRGYQSHCSQPSFGSRCFGQTY comes from the coding sequence ATGGATGCATGCTACTGCACCCAGGGCTGGGGTATAAAGGCGTCCAGCACAGAAGGGACAATCACAGTTGTGGACTGCTCTCTCTGCTGCACAGCCGAACACACGTCTCCCGTCAACATGTCCTACAACTACTGCTCTGGAAACGTCTCCTCCCGCTCCCTTGGGGGCTACCTGCGCTACCCAGGCTCCTCCTACGACTCATTCTGCCCAGGGGATGCCATCTGCCCTCCAGGCCCAGGTCCACAGGGCTCCTCTCTCTACGGTGCCTGCCAGGAGACCTTCTGGGAGCCCACCAGCTGGCAGGAGTCCTGCTGTAACCCGAGGACTACGACGCTCTGCCGTCCCTACCAGTCACACTACATGGGGTCTGTAGGGTGTGGCAGCTCCGGCTTTGGGCCTTTTGCATCGGGAAGTGCCGGTGTCCAGTCTATGGGCTACAGGCCAGGCCTCTGCCGCCCCACCCACTTCTCTCACAGGGGTTACCAGTCTCATTGTTCGCAGCCTTCCTTCGGCTCTCGCTGTTTCGGACAGACTTACTGA
- the LOC136395488 gene encoding keratin-associated protein 13-1-like, with product MSYSCCSGNFSSHSHGGYRHYPSSSCGSSYPSNLVYSADLCSPSSCLQGSSLYSGCQETCWKPTSCQTSCSSPRTPTLCHPRWTTYPGSLGCGSGSSCSLGYGSRRRYPLSCGSSVCRPLGYGICGFPSQSCGSSFFCPTYIPSRSLHSSCYQPLCRSGFY from the coding sequence ATGTCCTACAGCTGCTGCTCTGGAAACTTCTCTTCCCACTCCCATGGGGGTTACCGCCACTACCCAAGCTCCTCCTGTGGCTCTTCCTACCCCAGCAACCTGGTCTACAGCGCTGACCTCTGCTCCCCCAGCTCCTGTCTGCAGGGCTCCTCTCTCTACAGTGGCTGCCAGGAGACCTGCTGGAAGCCCACCAGCTGCCAGACGTCCTGCTCCAGCCCAAGGACCCCCACGCTCTGCCATCCCCGCTGGACAACCTACCCTGGGTCTCTGGGCTGTGGGTCAGGCAGCAGCTGCTCCCTGGGCTATGGATCCAGAAGACGCTACCCTCTGAGCTGTGGGTCCAGTGTCTGCAGACCCCTGGGTTATGGGATCTGTGGCTTCCCTTCCCAGAGCTGTGGATCTAGTTTCTTCTGCCCAACCTATATTCCATCCAGAAGTCTCCATTCATCTTGTTACCAGCCACTCTGTAGATCtggtttttattga